From Vitis vinifera cultivar Pinot Noir 40024 chromosome 14, ASM3070453v1, a single genomic window includes:
- the LOC100242870 gene encoding GDSL esterase/lipase 7, translating to MAMMNSSSALTLFCCFTIFLQFLSVNSRDSPPLAPALYVFGDSLFDSGNNNLLPTLAKANYLPYGMNFPKGVTGRFTDGRTVPDFIAEYLRLPYSPPSISVRTLVPLTGLNYASGVCGILPETGSLFGKCLNLDDQIELFRLTVELKLVTSFGSKKELSEYLSKSIFIFSIGNNDYINNYLLPLLYDSSKRYTPQQFAQLLVGRLSQGLKNLYILGARKMIVFELGPIGCMPWITRRSKKGQGKCDEEANSLVSHFNNDLGSMLKGLTSTLSGSTFVLGHVNWLGYDAIKNPSNYGLRDTSTSCCNSWLNGTATCIPFGKPCANTNEHFFWDGFHLTEAVSSLVANACINGSSVCLPMNMEGLLKI from the exons ATGGCTATGATGAATTCTTCATCAGCACTGACGCTCTTTTGCTGCTTCACCATTTTCCTTCAGTTTCTCTCTGTGAATTCACGCGATTCTCCTCCACTTGCACCAGCTCTATACGTTTTTGGCGATTCTTTGTTTGACAGCGGCAACAACAATCTTCTGCCGACTTTAGCTAAAGCCAATTATCTGCCCTACGGCATGAATTTCCCCAAAGGAGTCACTGGAAGATTCACAGATGGTAGAACTGTTCCAGACTTTATAG CTGAATATCTCAGGCTACCGTATTCTCCGCCCTCGATTAGTGTTAGGACATTGGTGCCGCTGACGGGGTTGAATTATGCTTCTGGGGTGTGCGGAATCCTCCCTGAAACTGGAAGCCTGTTT GGTAAATGCTTGAATTTGGATGACCAGATCGAGCTGTTTCGACTGACGGTTGAACTGAAATTGGTCACTTCTTTTGGGAGTAAAAAGGAGCTTTCGGAATACTTGTCAAAGTCCATATTCATATTCTCCATAGGCAACAATGACTACATCAACAACTACCTCCTACCCCTTTTGTATGATTCAAGCAAACGTTACACCCCTCAACAATTTGCTCAACTCCTTGTGGGCAGACTCTCTCAAGGTCTGAAG AATTTATATATACTTGGAGCCAGGAAGATGATTGTGTTCGAACTTGGCCCCATTGGATGCATGCCATGGATAACAAGGAGGTCGAAAAAGGGTCAGGGAAAATGCGACGAGGAAGCAAACTCTCTTGTATCACATTTCAACAATGATCTCGGTTCGATGCTAAAAGGATTAACATCCACCCTAAGCGGCTCAACCTTCGTACTCGGTCATGTGAATTGGCTAGGCTATGATGCGATCAAAAACCCTTCAAATTATG GTTTGAGAGACACTAGCACTTCATGCTGCAACTCATGGCTGAATGGGACAGCGACATGCATTCCATTTGGAAAGCCTTGCGCCAACACAAATGAACATTTCTTTTGGGATGGTTTTCACCTCACTGAGGCTGTTTCTTCACTTGTTGCCAATGCATGCATCAATGGTTCCTCGGTTTGCCTTCCCATGAATATGGAGGGCCTCCTTAAAATTTGA
- the LOC100241245 gene encoding GDSL esterase/lipase 7, translating into MSTSTALLAFSLLLPLLLISPSQASTPPQASFPNVTGGASLGELPSNVDLFDKAKLAKHWIPALFVFGDSLVDSGNNNFLKALAKANYSPYGSTFFGKPTGRFTDGRTAADFIAQLNGLPYPPPYLGLLAERKQIPKTGVNFASGSSGILPDTGAGQFLSLDDQIQKFESVVKELRKEFKNQAEFSQYLSKAVFYISTGSNDYGLGYLFPQTGLSQKFTDKTFAQLLSQQLTLRLQTLYAMGARKFLVNNVGAIGCTPASLNFLKPSTPCDDSRNSLVSVYNDLLPAVLSKLQAELPGSKFVVSNIFKFFLDIKASPATFHITDTRNNCCVDAAGNGTTQCKEGQPPCKDVKTRLFFDAVHPTQSVHYLLVRRCFSDPTICAPMNLGQLMGA; encoded by the exons ATGAGTACCTCCACCGCTCTTCTCGCCTTTTCTCTTTTGCTCCCTTTGCTTCTCATAAGTCCATCACAGGCCAGTACACCTCCTCAAGCTTCATTCCCAAACGTAACAGGTGGAGCTTCGCTTGGGGAACTCCCTTCTAATGTAGATCTTTTCGATAAAGCCAAGCTCGCTAAGCACTGGATCCCTGCCTTATTCGTCTTTGGAGACTCCTTGGTCGACAGTGGTAACAATAACTTCCTCAAAGCCTTAGCCAAAGCCAATTATTCACCTTACGGTTCCACCTTCTTTGGCAAGCCTACCGGCCGCTTCACCGATGGAAGAACCGCCGCTGATTTCATCG CTCAACTCAATGGGTTGCCCTATCCACCTCCCTATCTAGGGTTATTAGCAGAGCGCAAACAGATTCCAAAGACCGGAGTGAATTTCGCATCTGGGTCCTCCGGAATTCTCCCTGATACGGGTGCT GGACAATTCTTGTCTTTGGACGATCAAATCCAAAAATTTGAAAGCGTGGTAAAGGAGTTGAGAAAAGAGTTCAAAAATCAGGCTGAGTTTTCTCAATACTTGTCCAAGGCTGTCTTTTACATCAGTACAGGAAGCAACGACTATGGCCTCGGGTATTTGTTCCCACAAACAGGGCTAAGCCAGAAGTTCACTGATAAAACCTTTGCCCAACTCCTCTCTCAACAACTCACCTTGAGGTTGCAG ACACTATACGCCATGGGTGCAAGGAAGTTTTTGGTGAACAACGTTGGAGCGATTGGGTGTACACCGGCTTCGCTCAACTTCCTTAAACCCTCAACACCCTGTGACGACTCACGCAACAGCCTAGTGTCCGTATACAACGACCTACTTCCTGCTGTCCTCTCGAAGCTCCAAGCTGAACTACCCGGATCGAAGTTCGTTGTCAGCAACATTTTCAAGTTTTTCCTGGACATTAAAGCATCGCCCGCAACATTCC ACATTACTGACACAAGGAACAACTGTTGCGTGGATGCCGCTGGAAACGGAACTACACAATGCAAAGAGGGTCAACCACCATGCAAGGACGTGAAGACACGCCTTTTCTTCGACGCAGTCCACCCGACTCAAAGTGTTCACTACTTGTTGGTGAGGAGATGCTTCAGCGACCCGACCATCTGTGCTCCAATGAATTTGGGACAACTAATGGGAGCTTAG